From the genome of Parazoarcus communis, one region includes:
- a CDS encoding ArnT family glycosyltransferase produces the protein MSFIAIVLALSLYRVGVIAHLGLDPYVDEAYYWGWAQSLDWGYYSKPPMIAALIAGSIQLFGDHLLAIKAPSLILYPATAVVIRQLGCTLFDNRVGFWSGLAFLTMPLTATLGLFVSTDAPLLFFWALGMLLLWRTLQRGTVQQWVGLGVVCGLGLMSKYTMLAFVGSAFLVLLADADGRRQLTRPGPWIGALVALAILTPNLWWNWQHDFPTLRHTAEITRIGVGERGWNMDEFVEFVGAQLISFGPLLMAGLLWAFLRPQPGWVEPRFRFLLLFSLPLLVIVSLQALTGRANGNWSAPVYVSASVLVIAFLAQRARWKLAIIAVALNAVLGIAVYHWPDIVQLAGKTLNGRNDPYKRARGWNELVGQVRPQLAAHPDAVLVGDDRELLAQLIYGLRPSRYARWQADPHIIDHYGLTVPLGTTSGDPVLFVSIRPDIGDTGACFESVEKIADVDVAVYQNFHRRVSIWLLKGFKGY, from the coding sequence ATGTCATTCATTGCGATCGTGCTGGCACTCAGCCTGTATCGCGTTGGCGTCATCGCGCACCTCGGACTCGACCCCTACGTCGATGAGGCTTACTACTGGGGATGGGCGCAGTCACTGGACTGGGGCTACTACTCCAAGCCCCCCATGATCGCCGCGCTGATCGCCGGCTCGATCCAGCTTTTCGGCGATCACCTGCTGGCGATCAAGGCCCCGTCGCTGATCCTCTACCCGGCCACCGCAGTGGTCATTCGCCAGCTCGGCTGCACGTTGTTCGACAATCGCGTCGGCTTCTGGTCCGGGCTTGCCTTCCTGACCATGCCGCTCACCGCCACCCTGGGCCTGTTCGTCAGCACCGACGCACCGCTGCTGTTCTTCTGGGCGCTCGGCATGCTGCTGCTGTGGCGCACACTGCAGCGGGGCACGGTGCAGCAATGGGTGGGGCTCGGGGTCGTGTGCGGCCTTGGCCTGATGTCGAAATACACCATGCTGGCCTTCGTCGGCTCGGCTTTTCTCGTCCTGCTGGCCGATGCCGACGGGCGTCGTCAGCTGACGCGACCCGGCCCCTGGATTGGCGCCCTGGTCGCGCTGGCGATTCTGACTCCCAACCTGTGGTGGAACTGGCAGCACGACTTCCCGACCCTCCGCCACACGGCCGAAATCACCCGTATCGGTGTTGGCGAGCGGGGCTGGAACATGGATGAGTTCGTCGAGTTCGTCGGCGCACAGCTGATCTCCTTCGGGCCGCTGCTGATGGCCGGCCTGCTGTGGGCCTTTCTTCGCCCGCAGCCGGGCTGGGTCGAGCCGCGCTTTCGCTTCCTGCTGCTGTTTTCCCTGCCACTGCTGGTGATCGTCAGCCTGCAGGCGCTCACCGGCCGTGCCAACGGCAACTGGTCGGCCCCGGTGTATGTTTCCGCCAGCGTCCTGGTGATCGCCTTTCTCGCGCAGCGGGCCAGATGGAAGCTGGCGATCATTGCAGTCGCACTCAACGCGGTGCTGGGCATCGCCGTCTATCACTGGCCGGACATCGTTCAGCTCGCGGGCAAGACGCTCAATGGCCGTAACGATCCATACAAACGGGCGCGCGGCTGGAATGAGCTGGTCGGGCAGGTGCGCCCGCAGCTCGCAGCCCACCCCGACGCGGTGCTGGTCGGCGACGATCGCGAACTCCTGGCGCAGCTGATCTACGGCCTGCGCCCGAGCCGCTACGCACGCTGGCAGGCGGACCCGCACATCATCGACCACTACGGCCTCACCGTGCCGCTGGGCACCACATCGGGCGACCCGGTGCTGTTCGTTTCGATCAGGCCGGACATCGGCGACACCGGCGCCTGTTTCGAATCAGTTGAAAAAATCGCGGACGTCGACGTCGCGGTTTATCAGAATTTTCACAGGAGGGTGTCAATATGGCTGCTTAAGGGCTTCAAGGGCTATTGA
- a CDS encoding glycosyltransferase family 9 protein: MSAPEVLPESLVSPGMSRILLVRTSAIGDIVFASPFVAALRQRYPEAHIAWLVEPGIDGLLEADPCIDELILWPKAAWRQLWQSGQYRELAACIREFSRALKARRFDTAIDLQSLLKSGWLTWLSGAGQRIGLGSREGSQLLMTRVVPAGGTPGQISSEYRHLAQVLGLDTEHFHPRLRLALTVQRKALDMLRQHGIDPGRYVVFAPFTTRPQKHWSEDAWRALASGVQQQLGMRAVVLGGPADRDAARRIAQAAPGSVALAGDTALPEAAAIVEQAALVIGVDTGLTHMAVAFKRPLVTLFGSTRPYLDGGRPDARVIWLGLACSPCRRSPGCDGAFPCMRDIEPARVLDEARNVLKVEIPS, translated from the coding sequence ATGAGTGCGCCCGAGGTCCTGCCGGAAAGCCTGGTCAGTCCTGGCATGTCCCGCATCCTGCTGGTGCGCACCTCGGCCATCGGCGACATCGTCTTTGCCTCGCCCTTCGTGGCCGCCTTGCGCCAGCGCTACCCGGAAGCGCATATCGCCTGGCTGGTTGAGCCGGGTATCGATGGCCTGCTCGAAGCCGACCCCTGTATCGACGAGCTCATCCTGTGGCCCAAGGCTGCATGGAGGCAGTTGTGGCAGTCCGGGCAGTACCGTGAGCTGGCCGCATGCATCCGCGAATTCTCGCGGGCGCTGAAGGCCCGTCGCTTCGACACCGCGATCGATCTGCAGAGTCTGCTCAAGAGCGGCTGGCTGACCTGGCTCTCGGGCGCGGGCCAGCGCATCGGGCTGGGCTCGCGCGAGGGCAGTCAGCTGTTGATGACGCGAGTGGTGCCGGCCGGAGGCACGCCGGGGCAGATCAGCTCCGAGTACCGGCATCTGGCGCAGGTTCTCGGGCTCGATACCGAGCATTTTCACCCCCGCCTGCGCCTGGCGCTGACGGTGCAGCGCAAGGCGCTCGACATGCTCCGGCAGCACGGCATCGATCCCGGGCGATATGTCGTCTTTGCGCCCTTTACCACTCGACCGCAGAAGCACTGGTCCGAAGACGCCTGGCGTGCGCTCGCGTCTGGTGTGCAGCAGCAACTTGGCATGCGGGCGGTGGTGCTGGGCGGCCCCGCTGATCGTGACGCGGCGCGGCGGATTGCGCAGGCCGCGCCCGGTTCGGTTGCGCTCGCGGGCGATACCGCGCTGCCGGAAGCCGCAGCCATCGTCGAGCAGGCGGCGCTGGTGATTGGCGTCGATACCGGTCTGACGCACATGGCTGTGGCATTCAAGCGGCCGCTCGTCACCCTGTTCGGTTCCACCCGACCTTACCTCGATGGCGGGCGGCCCGATGCGCGCGTGATCTGGCTTGGCCTCGCGTGTTCCCCCTGTCGCCGCAGCCCGGGCTGCGACGGCGCCTTTCCCTGCATGCGGGACATTGAGCCCGCGCGCGTTCTCGACGAGGCGCGCAACGTCCTGAAGGTGGAGATTCCATCATGA
- a CDS encoding glycosyltransferase family 4 protein: protein MKVLHVESGRHLYGGAKQVLHIMEGLKRHGVENLLACPTGAHIATLARPHAEVFEMKMKGDADVGMGLRLRRLIAAQAPDIVHIHSRRGADLWGGVAAMLGRVPAVLSRRVDNPEPQWLVRPKYAMYEHVIAISDGIRKVLLDEGLSEGRVSCVRSAVDPRPYLGDYDKAVFRAGLGLPANAPIIGMVAQLIRRKGHRHLLQALDAVLVRHPGAQVLIYGRGPLEAELREVIAERGLQGNVRLMGFVNNLPAVIGCFDLLVHPADLEGLGVSLLQAAAAAVPIVACRAGGIPEAVRHCLNGLLTAPGDVAGLAAAINSLLGDAVLREHMGAAGRALMLREFSVDAMCEGNLAVYRKVLASQQVLRPAGMAA, encoded by the coding sequence ATGAAAGTCCTGCACGTCGAATCCGGTCGTCACCTCTATGGGGGGGCGAAACAGGTGCTGCACATCATGGAGGGCCTCAAGCGTCACGGGGTGGAGAACCTGCTGGCCTGTCCCACAGGCGCGCACATCGCAACGCTGGCACGTCCGCACGCGGAGGTGTTCGAGATGAAGATGAAGGGCGATGCCGATGTCGGCATGGGGCTGCGACTGCGGCGCCTGATCGCAGCCCAGGCGCCCGACATCGTCCATATTCACAGCCGGCGCGGAGCCGACCTGTGGGGCGGTGTCGCCGCCATGCTCGGACGAGTGCCGGCGGTGCTGTCGCGCAGGGTGGACAACCCCGAGCCGCAGTGGCTCGTCCGCCCCAAGTATGCGATGTACGAGCACGTGATTGCGATCTCGGACGGTATTCGCAAGGTCCTGCTCGATGAAGGCCTGAGCGAAGGCAGGGTGAGTTGCGTGCGCAGCGCGGTCGATCCTCGTCCCTACCTGGGCGATTACGACAAGGCGGTGTTTCGCGCGGGTCTCGGGCTGCCGGCGAACGCGCCGATCATCGGCATGGTCGCGCAGTTGATCCGGCGCAAGGGTCACCGCCACCTGTTGCAGGCGCTTGACGCAGTGCTCGTGCGTCATCCCGGCGCGCAGGTGCTGATCTACGGGCGCGGACCGCTTGAGGCTGAATTGCGCGAGGTGATCGCCGAGCGCGGGCTGCAGGGCAATGTCCGCCTGATGGGCTTCGTCAATAATCTGCCTGCGGTCATCGGCTGTTTCGACCTGCTGGTGCATCCGGCCGATCTCGAGGGGCTGGGGGTGTCGCTGCTTCAGGCTGCGGCGGCTGCGGTGCCGATCGTTGCGTGCCGTGCCGGCGGAATACCCGAGGCGGTGCGCCACTGCCTCAACGGGCTGCTGACAGCGCCCGGCGACGTTGCGGGCCTGGCTGCAGCAATCAACAGCCTGCTCGGCGATGCGGTGCTGCGCGAGCACATGGGGGCGGCCGGCCGTGCGCTGATGCTGCGCGAGTTTTCGGTCGATGCGATGTGCGAAGGCAATCTGGCGGTCTATCGCAAGGTGCTGGCCTCGCAGCAGGTGCTTCGTCCTGCAGGCATGGCGGCCTGA
- a CDS encoding glycosyltransferase, translated as MKTLHLIGSAEMGGAERWFARFLGAMTRRQEKVEAVVRTGSALARRHLTGVPFYELPLRTVWDPLSRVEVSRLIAGSDARIVQTYMGRATRLTHIRPGRGRVHVARLGGYYRLDPFRHAHAWIGNTRGLCDWMVKGGLPASRVFHITNFAEPVKASGAAERIALREQIGLSDSDCMMVTAGRLVEVKGHRFLIDALRRAPAEVAGRRVRLVILGDGERLLPLQRQAAEAGVAGRIHWAGWQHDPAPWYQAADLVVFPSRDEETLGNVILEAWSHGKPLLTTAFRGAREIARHGEDAWVVPCDDSAALAVGIEQLLRDAGLRQRLVQAGLVRVQKDFSEAAVIDQYRALYAGLTGAD; from the coding sequence ATGAAGACGCTGCATCTCATCGGCAGCGCCGAGATGGGCGGCGCGGAGCGCTGGTTCGCACGCTTTCTCGGTGCGATGACGCGGCGCCAGGAGAAGGTGGAGGCGGTCGTGCGCACCGGTTCGGCGCTCGCCCGGCGCCATCTGACCGGGGTCCCGTTCTACGAACTGCCCTTGCGCACGGTGTGGGACCCCTTGTCCCGGGTCGAAGTCTCGCGCCTTATTGCGGGCAGCGACGCGCGCATCGTGCAGACCTACATGGGCAGGGCAACCCGGCTGACGCATATCCGGCCGGGCAGGGGCAGGGTGCATGTGGCACGGCTCGGCGGCTATTACCGGCTCGATCCGTTTCGCCATGCGCATGCCTGGATCGGCAATACCCGGGGGCTGTGCGATTGGATGGTCAAAGGCGGGCTGCCCGCGAGCCGCGTGTTTCACATCACCAACTTTGCCGAGCCGGTGAAGGCGTCGGGCGCAGCCGAGCGGATCGCGCTGCGTGAGCAGATCGGCCTGAGCGATAGCGACTGCATGATGGTGACCGCAGGACGCCTGGTCGAGGTCAAGGGCCACCGCTTCCTGATCGATGCGCTCCGGCGTGCGCCGGCGGAAGTTGCGGGGCGGCGCGTGCGCCTTGTGATCCTGGGGGACGGCGAACGTCTGCTCCCCCTGCAGCGGCAGGCGGCCGAGGCCGGGGTGGCCGGGCGGATTCACTGGGCCGGGTGGCAGCACGACCCCGCGCCCTGGTATCAGGCCGCCGATCTGGTGGTCTTTCCGTCGCGCGACGAAGAGACGCTCGGGAATGTCATTCTCGAGGCCTGGAGCCACGGCAAGCCCCTGCTCACGACGGCATTCAGGGGCGCGCGCGAGATTGCGCGCCACGGTGAGGATGCCTGGGTCGTGCCCTGCGACGACAGTGCGGCACTGGCGGTCGGCATCGAACAGTTGCTGCGTGACGCGGGGCTGCGACAGCGCCTGGTGCAGGCAGGACTTGTGCGGGTGCAGAAGGATTTCTCGGAGGCGGCGGTTATCGACCAGTACCGCGCGCTCTATGCTGGTCTGACCGGGGCGGACTGA
- a CDS encoding symmetrical bis(5'-nucleosyl)-tetraphosphatase, giving the protein MATYAIGDIQGCHDALQRLLAKISFDPAADRLWVVGDLVNRGPQSVQVLRALREMGDSAKVVLGNHDLYLLMLGAGDKRRDKDDTLYQVLEAPDRDELLHWLSGLPLMHVEGDHVMLHAGLLPQWTISRAQALAAEVSAALTGPDARQFLLHLAGDRPDRWDESLKGWPRLRVIVNAMTRMRFCTPDGRMALRGKGPPHKAPAGTVPWFAAPDRFNRTHTIVCGHWSALGFYRTEGLLALDSGCVWGGKLTAVRLDDDEVFQVPA; this is encoded by the coding sequence ATGGCAACGTACGCAATAGGCGATATTCAGGGCTGCCACGACGCGCTTCAGCGCTTGCTGGCGAAGATTTCGTTCGACCCAGCGGCTGACCGCCTGTGGGTCGTGGGCGATCTGGTCAATCGCGGGCCGCAGTCGGTGCAGGTGCTGCGCGCGTTGCGCGAGATGGGCGACTCGGCAAAGGTCGTGCTCGGCAATCATGATCTCTACCTGTTGATGCTCGGCGCCGGCGACAAGCGCCGGGACAAGGACGATACGCTGTACCAGGTACTCGAGGCGCCCGACCGTGACGAATTGCTGCACTGGCTTTCAGGCCTGCCGCTGATGCACGTCGAGGGCGATCACGTGATGCTGCATGCGGGCTTGCTGCCGCAATGGACCATCTCCAGGGCGCAGGCGCTGGCAGCCGAAGTGAGTGCGGCGCTGACGGGCCCCGATGCGCGCCAGTTTCTGCTGCACCTTGCGGGTGACCGCCCTGACCGCTGGGACGAGTCACTCAAGGGATGGCCGCGCCTGCGCGTGATCGTGAATGCCATGACGCGCATGCGCTTCTGTACGCCTGACGGGCGCATGGCGTTGCGTGGCAAGGGGCCTCCGCACAAGGCACCGGCCGGTACCGTGCCGTGGTTTGCTGCACCGGACCGCTTCAATCGCACTCACACAATCGTCTGCGGTCACTGGTCGGCGCTCGGGTTCTACCGCACGGAAGGCCTGCTTGCACTCGACTCCGGCTGTGTCTGGGGTGGCAAGCTCACCGCAGTGCGACTCGACGACGACGAGGTGTTTCAGGTTCCCGCCTGA
- a CDS encoding lysophospholipid acyltransferase family protein, with protein MGLHLARGVLTVALVYPLSGDATRLRLRQRWSRQLLNILGMALQPGGCEIAPGSMLVANHVSWIDIFVINALAPSAFISKHEVRAWPVIGWLAAQSETVFLRRGSRGHAKIVNAEIASLLGAGRNVAVFPEGTTTDGSHVLHFHAALLQPAIEAGQPLQTLALSYHLEDGSPSRAPAYDGDLSLGECLDNILAHRRLVARIIVDMPLATTPDSSRRELAHQTREMIAARIGAGTQHAPDGQKTAIGPASSMQPETA; from the coding sequence GTGGGACTGCATCTGGCCCGCGGCGTGCTCACGGTCGCACTGGTCTATCCGCTCAGCGGCGACGCCACACGTTTGCGCCTGCGTCAGCGCTGGTCGCGGCAGCTGCTGAACATCCTCGGCATGGCGCTTCAGCCCGGCGGCTGCGAGATCGCACCGGGCAGCATGCTGGTGGCCAACCACGTGTCGTGGATCGATATCTTCGTCATCAACGCACTTGCGCCCTCGGCCTTCATCTCCAAGCATGAAGTCCGCGCCTGGCCGGTCATCGGCTGGCTGGCAGCGCAAAGCGAAACCGTCTTCCTGCGCCGCGGCAGCCGTGGCCACGCGAAGATCGTCAACGCAGAGATCGCGTCGCTGCTTGGCGCCGGTCGCAACGTCGCGGTGTTTCCAGAGGGCACGACGACCGATGGCAGCCATGTCCTGCACTTCCACGCCGCGCTGCTGCAACCGGCCATCGAAGCCGGGCAGCCGCTGCAAACGCTCGCGTTGTCCTATCACCTGGAAGACGGCAGCCCGAGCCGCGCCCCTGCCTATGACGGCGACCTCAGCCTGGGCGAATGTCTGGACAATATCCTCGCCCACCGTCGCCTGGTCGCACGTATCATCGTCGACATGCCCCTGGCGACCACGCCGGACAGCAGCCGTCGCGAACTGGCGCATCAGACCCGGGAGATGATTGCGGCAAGAATCGGCGCAGGCACGCAGCATGCGCCAGACGGGCAGAAGACAGCGATCGGCCCGGCCTCGTCGATGCAGCCGGAAACGGCCTGA
- a CDS encoding GNAT family N-acetyltransferase, with the protein MLQTRQQVANRPGRNFHVGLATCDTEILEAQKLRYRVFAEEMGARLSTRTPGVDRDIYDPFCEHLIVRDEDAGRIVGTYRILSPSAACKVGGYYSENEFDLTRLQHLRNRIVEIGRSCIDPDYRSGAVITLLWSGLARYMKENGYGYLIGCASVSMADGGHTAASLYNRLRETHLAPLEYRVFPRLALPLDMLRGDLPAETPPLIKGYLRAGAWVCGDPAWDPDFNTADLPLLIPMDKVSDKYAKHFLGRKD; encoded by the coding sequence ATGCTCCAGACCCGCCAGCAAGTCGCAAACCGCCCCGGCCGCAATTTCCACGTCGGACTCGCCACCTGCGACACCGAGATTCTCGAAGCACAGAAGCTTCGCTACCGCGTATTCGCCGAAGAGATGGGCGCCCGCCTTTCCACCCGCACGCCGGGTGTTGACCGCGACATCTACGACCCCTTCTGCGAACACCTCATCGTGCGCGACGAAGACGCCGGGCGCATCGTCGGTACCTATCGCATCCTGTCGCCGTCCGCCGCATGCAAGGTCGGCGGCTACTATTCGGAAAACGAGTTCGACCTCACCCGACTGCAGCACCTGCGCAACCGCATCGTCGAGATCGGCCGCTCCTGCATTGACCCCGACTATCGCAGCGGCGCCGTCATCACCCTGCTGTGGTCCGGACTCGCCCGCTACATGAAGGAAAACGGCTACGGCTACCTGATCGGCTGCGCATCGGTCAGCATGGCCGACGGCGGCCACACCGCGGCCAGTCTGTATAATCGCCTGCGTGAAACGCATCTGGCTCCGCTTGAATACCGCGTATTCCCGCGGCTTGCCTTGCCGCTCGACATGTTGCGCGGCGACCTGCCTGCCGAGACGCCCCCGCTGATCAAGGGCTACCTGCGCGCAGGCGCATGGGTGTGCGGTGACCCCGCATGGGATCCGGACTTCAACACGGCCGACCTGCCACTGCTGATTCCGATGGACAAGGTTTCGGACAAATACGCCAAGCACTTCCTGGGACGCAAAGACTGA